The genomic stretch CTTAGCTATTCCGAAGTTATCTGTCGAGGAAGTGGCGGTCGATTTGGTGAATGAGTTGCTTGATTCTTGGAATGTATTCGTTGGGGTTTGGTTTTGGTCGGCGACTGGGATAAATACCTTTTTGAGCATGACCGGGATACACACCTTGGGTCCATTTCCACCCGGTTTTCTTGATCTTGGTGTAGAGGTTAGGATATCATCAATCTGGAGTTGGATCTAAATCTTAATGGACACTTGTTGTGCAgtagaagttccagcagggagTACCATTAATGAATTTTCAGTAGAAGACTTGAACTCACAAGATTCTGGAACTGAACTTCAAGTAGGATTGTTTTCATAGCATTAACTACGTTGCTGCCTTAGATTTTTAGCTGATTTGGCACTGTATTAAATAAGGGAGAGAGGGATGAGAGGACAAAACCGGGTCTCATGCAAAACATTGGGCATGTTTTGATCTCATAGGGATTATAAGAATCTGGATAGTGGATAAGGATTATTATCTGGATTCTGCCCTAATAAATGCTGTCtgtccctttctctctctctaaccCCTCTCCAAATAGTAGGGTTGAGGGAACTAATTGGATTCTTATAGTCTGGGTGGTTGGATTCTTATAATCCACACAAGGGATGGTGTCTGGGTGGTTGGATTCTTATAgtctgggggtgtttggatctcatAGGGATGCTGTCTTCATAATAGGTGGGGAGGATTAGATGAGTAATAGACAGGAGGGATAGAATGGAGTGAGTAACCAATTTCTTGGCCTATGGATAGGCATGGTGCATTGGAAAAAATGGTGTCTAGAGTTGTGTCCACGTGACATGGCAGGGTATGGAAACTACTTGATGGTGTCACATTGGTATAGCCTTAATGTGGTATGTGAGTATGTCGGTGTAATCAAGTGCCTGTTTGCAGCAGTTGTTTGGTATGTAACACTTGGGCGACAGAACACCTACCCTGGTAGATGGGGGTGTGAGATTATGATCTACTTTatgttgcaattttttttttggttgattGTTGATGCTATGATGCGCAAGTTTGCTGCGGCTGAACATGTAAATGATACATACATAGAAGTCTTTATTTCTCAAGTtggctgtgagcctgtgatAGAACATAGAATCGAAACATAGCTATTGAGCAAATTTACTGCAGCTTTCTGATGATCTTACAATACTCTTAGATTCTGTTAGATAATGTTGTGTTTGCAACACACTGTTACATGAGTAAGGCAGTTATGGTAGGTTGCCATGTTTTTAAAATCGGATTGTTCTTCTTTGCCTCGAGCAAATTCTCAACTCTTCGGATGCCAAATACCTTGTTACTTTATTGAAGCTGAAATGTCGTCTAGGACTAGAACCCTTGTCAGAATCGGATAGCTAATTGAAAGGACAAGAAAAATGCTTGATTGGCTAAATCACTCCCAGGCTTGATTTATTTTCAGCTTAATACTTGCATAATCACTAGTGGTCttattttttaattagtaataGCAGcaacaaatgagaaaaatgtTTCCATTCAACCTTGTATTTGATTAATGTTTGCTATTTTGTGATGAGAAGTTAATGACATTCCTGTCTTGCCTTGTATAGATGAACCAGGAAAGCAGGTCAAAAGTGCAATTAGGATAAAGAATACAAGCAAGTCCCATGTAGCATTTAAGGTTTGTATATTGCATTGCACAACTCTACTCCAACAGAGTATGTGTTGAATCAGCAGTGTTTACACTAGTTTTGTTggtaatgatttttttttctggccGTTAACTGATATTTGAATCTCTAGTTTCAAACAACTGCACCCAAGAGTTGCTTCATGCGCCCTCCTGGAGCTGTCCTTGCCCCTGGGGAGACTATTATAGCAACTGGTAATACCTCTATAACCTTGGGTCTGTATTTGAATAACAACAAGGCCTCCCAGTATTCTGTTTTGGTGCTTATTGTTTCATGTTTCTAACTTGCCAGTTTTTAAGTTTGTGGAGCACCCAGAGAATAATGAGAATGTTCTACAAAAGTGCAAGGTCAAATTCAAGATTTTGAGCTTGAAGGTGAAGGGACCAATGGAATATGCACCAGAACTGGTTAGTAGCTTGTCCTGCGTTCTTGTTTGATTTATACCAAAATCATGGCTGGTTAAAGAGGTGGGAGAGTATGGTAACTTTAGAGGTTAGTGCCTTGCCGCCTTAGTCACAAATGATGCCCTAGGTGCGAGGTCACTTGGTTGACCTAGGTGGTACCCTGGGAGGTCGCTTGGTGGATCTCCATGGAGGCTAAGTAGGAAAATATTCCCAGAGATGATAGTGTTTGTGTTGAAAAGGAAGGTTGTGTGGTGGCAAGAGAGTTGACACATTGTTGGCATACACCTTGGGTAGGATGAGCTTGGCAGGAAGTCTTATTCCGAGCTTATGGCTAAAGTAAGCCCACTAAGTTGGGTAATTAATTTATTGGGTGTGTGATTTTGGGGACCTGCTCAACTAGGGTGGATTGGTCCTCCATGGGTATGATTTTGGTAGGATGACACCATTCTTACTTTTTTTTGTGATAGTTACTATTCTTCCTTATTGTAGTAGACTTAAAAGCTTATGAATGTTTCAAGCTGTGAAGGACTAAACTCATTCGTTCCTCAAACTGAACGAGCGAGATACATTTTGAGTTACGGTTAAATAAAATTTACTGACCACTCTATTCCTGGaaattaaacaacatatatattaattacGCAATTAGTGATTCGGGATTTAGGGGCTGCTAGGGTGGATTATAAGGTTGTTATCGGTTGCCACATAATGAAAATTTATGGCATCTGCCTGTAATTTGATTGTAGAGAGTATTTGGGCTGAATCCTTACACGCCCGCAAGGCCCGTATCATCCCCTTACCCTTACTTTGTATGATATATTTCATGACATAGAGCAAATCTCATGTGGTCATTTTTTAGAGCCTTTTCATGTGATGCCGCCTGTACAGGGGAACTGAGATTAGCTCAGTTGGTGGGATGTGTGGGTGTGCACTCCCACCACCTAGGTTCGTGTTCCCTTCAACTTAAATTTGGGTCCTTATTTCTTCTTACTTAGAATGCCATCGTTTCCTCCTAGGTTGGTCAATGTCTTAGCTTTGCTGTCCAGTAAATTCTTTACTCTCTATGTTTCCAAACAATGTCTCAGTATTGTATTAATTTTGTAATACAATGCATAATTTGGGGATTCAACTAAAGGGGACATTTTGTTTCTTAAAACTTAAAAGCAATTAGTTGATAGGGTGATCCTAGTTGAACAatttgctaacattttgcatcTTACGAATCTGACCCATTTTGCATTTGGTGTTTTGAGTTGAATGGACATGGGACAATTCATGTTTCATATCCTTGATCCAATACATGATACTATTGAGATCCATATGCTATAGGGTTCCAGAAACTCTGAACTTATGAAGGGGCTCAGAGCCTTGTGGCAAGTACAGTTGTGTTCTGTGGGTCATGTTCCTGTAAAGTTAATATGCATCTTGTCTTATATTCTTCACCGAGGTGTGTTCATGTTTGTGTGAGGGTGGTGTGGTTTTGTTACTTTTGTGTTTGGAGGAGTTTGTGTTTTTGGGCCAACGCTCTCTCTTCAATACAAAGttatgcagctctcctgtgtgtttgagaaaaaaaagaactctgaacctttttttttcctgcaatTTTTTGTTTATATCATGTGGATGTGAGTTTCCCCAATTATCAGTAACTTCTGTTGTGGACTCAGTAGTTCATTTTTCTGTTTGGAAAactaacctttttttttattgatgCAGTTTGATGAGCAGAAGGATCAAGCTGTTGTTGAGAAGATCCTGAAGGTTGTTTTCTTGGATATAAACGGTCAAAGCCCTGTAAGTAAATGATAATAACAAAAATTTTCTTTGTGAATATTTTGATGGACTCTTGAATTTGAACAATCTCACTCACTCATTCTTTTCCAAAGCAACTGGAAAAGCTCAATAACCAATTAGCTGAGGCAGAAGCTGCACTTGAGGCACGGAAGAAACCTCCAGAAGAAAATGGCCCAAAAATAGTTGGTGAAGGGCTTGTCATTGATGAATGGGTATGCCTCTCAGGCTTTCTCAGCTGACATGAAATCTTCTGGCTCTGTCCGGCTCAGTGCTAAAATCCATCATTACTTGTGTTCATTGCAGAAAGAGCGGAGGGAAAGATACCTCGCGCAACAGCAGGTTGAAGTGGTCGATTCGGTGTAAATTGTACCTTCTGCTGCCCCACAATCTATGCATATGGCTTCAACAAGGGCTGTGACATTCCTGTAAACTCTTAGGTTTTGTTGTAGTGTAGTGTATGTGGTAGTCTAGGGTTGTGCTTGCAGGATCAGTCCCCAAAGGACAAGCTAACCTCCGGTATTATCGGTACTTCTTCGTGTAATTGTGTTAACAAATTTGTTGGTGGGTGCTAGTGCTGGATGCGTTTGTTTGTCGGAGCAAAATAAAGCGTATAATTGTTGGCATCAGAACAGGTTGAGGCGAGTGCCATGTAGGATATCTGCTTCCTGTTTATATTGTCGTGCAAATGCCGTGCTGATTGGGGGTGGGGTGGATCATATTAATCTGAATTTATAGAAAACTTAAAACCTGTTGCAGCATTGCTCACCTTTTTCTTCATCTGTCTGTTGTGTTGGTATGTAATCTTAATTTTAAGAAGCCAAATTACTTTACTGTTTAGGTTGCCCTTCTCATGATAATTGGTTTGAGTATTACGAAACTGCCCTATCTTTTTCTCGAGCGTGAGATCTGTTGTTGATAACATCGCCGGTATCGAATGTAGCTATTGCCATGGTAATTTAATCTGTGATCGGCCATGACTTTCTTGATTCCTAAACCATATCTCCAAGATTAAATTACACTGCACCACATGTACAGCCTACTGATGCAAGTTTTACAATGCCACGGTATAATGAAATATAAATGATTTGTATTGAGCTCCAAGCTTCGGTTGCATATAGAACCAAGAAATATGTTAGGGGTATACTAGTTCAGAAAAGATCTATATATACATCGATTGCACTGTGAATATCACATTTTCTGTAAGTGGCCACCTGGATGAATCTTCTTGGTTGTTAAGTAGCACAGGCGCCTGTTTCTCAACTAGTTCGATTCCATTTGATGAATTTGTCACCTATTTACACTCGATGGAAAGATATGTTCATAGGTATAGAATCGATAGCTTGATATTATGTGAATACATGTCACTGTGAATGGTACTGATCTAGGAGTAATGAACAAGGATCAGACGTCCTTATCAACACACTAGTGATTCATTTAACTACCTAGCAGCTATTTTAATCGTGTAAATCACCGCAAGTCGCATAACACAATGGTTTGTCTCCTAACGCAATATAAAACCGCTTGATGTTTACCAGTTTATTCGATTGCGACATCCACTTGTGTGCAAAATGTAGGACATGACCAGAAAGCTACAAGTGATGATATTCCACGATGAGATTCGTGAGATCTTTGTATACGCATATAATATCTGCAATGGATCTCAGATAGTCTGTCTATGCAATTATCTGTGACCATGTCACTTTAATCATCGTTATTGTTTATTAGTGATCCAGCTAATCTTCTTGTTAACTACTGTTCTCTTTTAGAAAGGTATGTAGTTTTACATTGACACATTACTGACAGTTACAAGAAACTATTTACTGTGTCCTTTGATGCTAATTTTGTTGTCCTGAAAAGAACTAAAGCATATGCGAGAGGTACACTACCATAATGTTACCGAGGGTTGAATTCTAAAAATAATTTTACCGAGGGAGATTTTTTAAAGAAGTCAAACTGGTTTCTCATGCCCGTTAGAGAGATTGATATTTGTCTCACTCGCTTCTTAATTCATGTAAGGATAACCATCAGGTCCTAGCCGAGTACTATATTGTTTATCTTAATGCAGCGTCAGGAGCAAAATTCAAGCGAGCACATGCAGCAAGAAGCTAAGGCTTGATTCTCGGCCGCTTCTTGCATGTTCATAACGGATAATGCTCCAGATCATAGAACCTATCCATTATCCATCTCAGTCGACAGTACTCTCTAGTCTCTATCTGCATTTCATCTGCCATATCCGCAGGTGGTTTAACTTCAGAAAGACAGAAACCAAAGCGACCAGCTTACTCCCAATTCAAATCCAAAGCCCACTGAAAGTTACTGCATTGGAGACTCGAAACTTGGCGATTAGTATGAACCGACAGGGACGTGAAGGAACTGAAGAGCTGAGCGTGACGACTTAAAAGTGATGCGAGAGCAAAGCAGGTTCAGGCAAGATGAACTGGATGCTGCAGAGAGGACAAGCGCCTCTAACTGCAGTGCCCATCCAAATCAGATGTGGCTTCATGACTCCATGAGCCAGGAGCCATACCATGGACTCGGAGGCCGGCAGGAGCTCCCGGTTTGGCGGAACCAATGGTCCGCCCGCCCACCTGTTTCCCGAGCTGCCCGCAAAACCATTGGCCACTGACATCAACGCACGGCACGTCAACACATATGACATGTGTATATATAGCTCATTCTGCTGCACAATACTCCATGTACGCTCACGTTCTTGAGGAGTTTGTCCAAGTTTTTGAGTCAGAACGCAGCACAGCTGCACAGGGGAGGATGAGGTTTGCAGTGGCGAGCAAAGCGTACATGGCGGTGACGCTGGGCGCCGCCAtggagctcaagaagcaggtgGCCAAGccgtgctcgtcggcggcgaagCGGGGCGCCGCGCCGGTGCTCGCGgcgcggtcgtcgtcgtcggccggcagggtcgacggcggcggcggccacggcgccgAGGAGTCGCTGAGGATGGTCATGTACCTCAGCTGCTGGGGGCCAAGCTAAGGCTCTGCAGTCTGCAGCCGCGGCGGAGTGGCCAGTGCCGCAACTGCATCTGCATGTACATGTTTCGATCAATGAGATCTCTCGATAACAATTGCAACATCTGCGTTCGTCCTCGCCGAGCTCCGAATCCAGGAACCATCGTGTTCTTGGTTGGATGCTCGTCCAAGGCTCAAGCTAGAGCAaagctacaagcctacaaccAAGCTGACATGTACATTAGTAACAAGATGAACTTATAAATATGGATCAGTTAGTTCTATGACCAAGCTTGACATGTATGGATATGCACCCCTTTTGttgtgtgcttttttttttcttgcacaCAATTGCAGAAACTTTGATGAATATGACTTGGCCAGGCCAAGTAGTAGCAGGGACTGCATCATCAAGATAGAATCCCAGGGTAATATTATCGTGTGTTATCCCAAGAGTAGGACCAATTATCGGTGTCAACCATCACCATAATTTAGTCTGAAATACTCTAAACAGAAGAGGTGGAGAAATGGACAAGAGTGGGACGCGGCAGCATCCAAAGCGACAAAGCAGGAGGTGCCCACTGCCAGATGATGGAAAACGATGACTCACCACCGCGCCTCGGGATAAGCCTCGGCACCTGTGGTAGTCTCACTCAAGCGGGTACGAACCGATAAGGCAATCATCTCGCGCCATTGCACCCGGGTTCTCCCGCGAGCCGTCTCGGCAGGATTATGCTTCAGGAATGTTTTGAAAGTCCAAGAATAAGACCAGCAACTCCAAGGGATCAACTAACAGCATGTTTGGTCTGTAGAAGCAATCGGTCCGGGTTGGAGTCATGCGGAATGACATCGTCTGCCGTTTTTATGTCGAATGATGCGGACCAAGGAAATATGCTCGTTTGTGGCTTTGGAAGGACATCTTGAGGTTTAGGCTCGTATCGCAAAACCAAACAAGAAGATTAGCTTCAGGTTTAGGCTCGGATGATTCCGGACAATGTCATAACGCCATCCAATCGTGCTGTAAGTTATCATGGATAGGATGGTCTATCATAGGATCATCATAATAATACTTTTTGTTCCAAAGGTCATCACAATAATTCTAGTGAGATCAGACTACGGTTCATCCTATATTATTTCTCAAACCAAGAAAAGAGTAGCCCATAAAATTAGAAGATACTAGTAAAGGACCATTGTTCACCGCTCCATTAATGTTTTGCTCGTCACTCACCAGCTACAATTCTACAAACTAGTTAGGTGGCCCGCGCAAATAGTGTGGGCTAGATTGCTGTGACATATTTGTAAGGTTTATTTAGTGGAGCTTCACTCGGCTTCTTGATGTGCACACATCAATCTTGTTTCAAATTTTGTGGGTTAACATTTTACCATTGATCCAGTTTCCATGCATTTGAAGTTAATTAACCGCTTCATCTTAGTTCCTCTAGAATTTTGATCATATCATAGGGATGTAAAATCCTTAGTGGTGCTTTTTTTGGTTCTGACTCACGCACGCTTGCACTACCCACTATTTTCACTCAACAAATCCGTCCTATTCCAACCTCCCCATCGTGAGCTGCGATGGGCGGTGGCTTTGGCTTATAATTTCACATGTCTGACCTCACAATTGCCAACCATGCCTCAGCATCTCTCGTTGTTGTGTTCATCTCTGGCGCACCAAATCGAGTGTCTGGTTTGATGAAGCACCATTATGCctgcatctctttttttttggcatatCAGATATCTTGGAGCTCCTCCTTATATTGTCGGTCATCTCCTGCCCTCCAGGAAAATTGATATCCTCCTATGTTTCTGAAATTGTTGGATTTCTATGCTATTTCTTGTttaataaaattaattaaaagcTAATATATGTAACATATTTATTTTGGGCTTGttattttaatttatttctGGTTGGGTCGACTAATTGAAAACCTAGTATACTCATGGCAGGGGTGGATCTAGGGCGGCTAGGGGAGCTACGCCCCACCCACCCATATTTTTTAGCCTTGGATGGAGAGTGTAAGAAGAAGatagagaggaggaagaagagaaagaggaaggagaagaggaagaagaaggaatgATGAGCAACCCACTGACTCATGGCAATAATATGGCATCCGTGTACAACAATAGTTTTACCTATAGCTTTCACTTAACAATGCTAATTTTGTGTTTCCATCAAAAAATGCTAATTTTGTGTTCGTTAAGTGTTGGAGTGGAACTGGGCAGCTAGGAGGAACCTCTTTCCCCTGGTCCGTACATTGGAGAGGGAAgctatttcaaaaaaaaacttttcctCGTACCCATAAACCAAATCGAATTAATCCAGCCGGAAATTGCTAAATAAAGGAAGCATAAAATGCTCTATGAACTGCGATCATGTAACTAATATACCTGGTAAACCCAGCAAATGCTATTTTGCTTTCTTTATATCTAGAAGTGCAATTGCTAAATCCGGTCACAAATAGTACATGAAAAATACCTTGTGAGTAATATGATATTTAGCTTCTAATATTATTCTGACGGTAGCTGCTCACATGGTTGATCAGCATCGATGATGATGACATTCCAAATCCTTTCCTTTGCTGAATCAATCTCTCCTTGCGAGTTGCGACGGCAGCTACGCAAGCAGGCTTAGAATCTGGCCAAGCCTTATCCTGCCGTTCCAGCAATCCAGCGTTCCTTGCGACTTTAATTTCTTTTACTACATGAAAACTGAATTTGGTTCCCTTCATGGAAAATACCTGGAAACAGTTCTTTTTGGAAAACCCATCAACTTGGGCTGAAACTAAGACCTTTTCGCCTGTTCGTTTTAGTGCGCTGACCACGCTTGCAGCCGGCCACTGGCGAGGATATTGTCAACACCAAACTTACAATCCGTTCTAGATCCAGGCCGCTTGTCTACCATTGCAGACGGCCTCCGGTCAAGTCCTGGCAATACATAAGATGAGATGGCACTTTGCCCGTTTGAAAGTTGAACCAAAACGGATTGTCACCGATAACTGTAGAAGTGCCTCCAATCGTGTGGACGCTGAATCTAGCTACCTCCATTGCGGGTGCTTGGAGAACTGCGAGATGTCTCCAATTAGCATCGTTTTTTGCTTGTGACTGCTCTAGAAGATTTCGTGTTGCGATTGTCTCTGTTTTTTTATACACATACGTATATATGGATAGATTAGTTTCGGAAACCATGTGTCTCGGAGATGAACGGTGTTGGTTCTAAGTTCTAACTTCCAACATGTCAAGGTCGGAGGAGCTGCCTTATGTTAGCTTCCATATATACGTGCCTAACTCATAGTTATGATTATCGGAATATGATAGGGTTGATTTTATGATGGCTATGGTTTCATGCATAGTTTATATTTTTTGattttttgtgttttttaaTATGGGCTCTTTTGATAATGATCGTTGGATCATCATAAAATCCAATGGTACGTATTCTTATTTTTTGATTAATGTGGGAATTTCTAAACCCTCAACTCTTTTGGTTAATATAGACCGTAAAATCCGACATTATATATATTATTCTCTTTTTTCTAATTAATGTGAAAATTTCTAAACCCTCTCGGCGAACGTGAtagcttcttttaacactattgtaaTAAGACAATAGATAGATAGATGTGGCACTGCATAAAGCTGTATACCAACCCTACTATAGAGATGACAATATGATTTATGACTTACGTTGATTTCACAAGAGAATCCATGCCTCAAACAGACATATAAGAACAGTGTGCTTAGGGTGCTGTGCTCCGGACTCAACCTGGAACGGAATCGATAGCGAGCGGAGCAAGTCGAAACGTGAACGAGAAGAGGGAACCACGTGACGGGCTGGGACTTGGGACATGGGAGTTGGGAGTTCACGGAGCTCTCGTGAGAAGCAGCCGAGAAACTCGCCGAGATGCAGCGGCAAAAGCGGCCACGTCCTCATCCTCTGCCCCGCAAGCAACTGGGCCAGGAAAAAGA from Setaria italica strain Yugu1 chromosome II, Setaria_italica_v2.0, whole genome shotgun sequence encodes the following:
- the LOC101784258 gene encoding uncharacterized protein LOC101784258, with translation MVRPPTCFPSCPQNHWPLTSTHGTSTHMTCVYIAHSAAQYSMYAHVLEEFVQVFESERSTAAQGRMRFAVASKAYMAVTLGAAMELKKQVAKPCSSAAKRGAAPVLAARSSSSAGRVDGGGGHGAEESLRMVMYLSCWGPS
- the LOC101783846 gene encoding vesicle-associated protein 4-2; translated protein: MAISGEERHAPAGGDSGGGKLWNLCRMPFRQAGGAPAAPPPQSSSSSSGIHHSAGRYGHEAPVAGDGGAQGASAGSISSVAKSLLPARRRLRLDPANKLYFPYEPGKQVKSAIRIKNTSKSHVAFKFQTTAPKSCFMRPPGAVLAPGETIIATVFKFVEHPENNENVLQKCKVKFKILSLKVKGPMEYAPELFDEQKDQAVVEKILKVVFLDINGQSPQLEKLNNQLAEAEAALEARKKPPEENGPKIVGEGLVIDEWKERRERYLAQQQVEVVDSV